One region of Etheostoma cragini isolate CJK2018 chromosome 16, CSU_Ecrag_1.0, whole genome shotgun sequence genomic DNA includes:
- the LOC117959817 gene encoding endoplasmic reticulum metallopeptidase 1 — translation MESDTTVRRIKPFGTQNYVAQDNDSSVARWGGNGYSGDPKRKPEVSIYLLREGLAASLVSVFILGLWGLVHLSLLQLVIGNPTGEFNAGRARRHLEQITSVGPRPVGSQENEVLTVGYLLEQIEIIRVETAAGPHQLTVDVQHPTGTFSIDFLGGFTSFYDRVTNIVVRLEPKSGAQHLMLANCHFDTVANSPGASDDAVSCAVMLEVLHSLANQSTPLRHGVVFLFNGAEENVLQASHGFITQHPWAKQVRAFINLEAAGVGGKEVVFQTGPENPWLVQAYVHAAKHPFASVVGQEVFQSGIIPSDTDFRIYRDFGNIPGIDLAFIENGFIYHTKYDTADRILTDSIQRAGDNILAVLRYLVMSDKLADSSEYRHGNMVFFDLLGVVVVAYPSRVGTILNYIVATATFLYLAKKASRPGNGGGRYVRDLGCATGVAVLSWFITLLSVLIVALLVTLLGRSMFWYNHFYASICLYGAAATGKMILIHTLAKNLYYGGVRLVELGDLYFDVSLLLWCCGLVWMTLQGLCSAYVPMLMVAFPLATRLMLAKEFKHRGASVKYSVLYMLGLTLPYVHFMFLIWVVFEIFTPIMGRSGTEIPPEVVMASLVTLATIFLSSFFLHFIYLARSTKWILGGLCSVFIITFLLMACGLLFPYSGSPDRPRPKRVFLQHTTRTFHNLQGEVESQDSGLWMNSFDYTGIQHIIPHIPEINDSVRTSCREDRPFCGYPWFLPLKFLSKKNWYLPAPEASPSSPVEFSLLSREETSWGTVKMVFSVKGPSHMSLYLKPHRGASLSTWSFGDGTPQFDLSGEYFVFYSHGLDSPTWIFWFEIQPPRDPDPAGPEGMISVAISTHYFFGPDSRTAQLEDILRRLPAWAFPSSWVSTYDMYRY, via the exons ATGGAAAGCGACACCACGGTGAGGAGAATAAAACCCTTCGGAACGCAGAATTATGTAGCGCAAGATAACGACAGTTCCGTGGCTCGGTGGGGGGGTAACGGCTACAGCGGGGACCCGAAGAGGAAGCCCGAAGTGAGCATATATTTGCTGCGGGAAGGGCTTGCAGCGTCTCTGgtctctgtgtttattttgggGCTGTGGGGACTTGTGCATTTGTCGTTACTGCAGCTCGTCATTGGGAACCCAACCGGCGAGTTCAACGCAGGTAGAGCCAG ACGGCACTTGGAGCAGATCACCAGCGTCGGCCCTCGGCCAGTGGGCAGCCAGGAGAATGAAGTCCTGACAGTGGGCTACTTATTGGAGCAGATTGAGATCATCCGGGTTGAGACGGCAGCGGGCCCTCATCAGCTCACGGTAGATGTGCAGCACCCCACTGGCACTTTCTCTATTGACTTTCTTGGAGGCTTTACCAGCTTCTATGACCGTGTCACCAACATTGTTGTCAGGCTGGAGCCTAAGAGCGGGGCGCAGCATCTCATGCTAGCCAACTGCCACTTTGACACAGTGGCCAACAGTCCAG GTGCCAGTGATGATGCAGTGAGCTGTGCAGTGATGCTGGAAGTCCTCCATTCTCTGGCCAATCAGTCTACTCCTCTCCGCCATGGAGTTGTCTTCCTTTTTAATGGGGCAGAGGAAAATGTTCTCCAG GCCAGTCACGGTTTCATTACTCAGCATCCGTGGGCCAAGCAGGTGCGAGCCTTTATCAACTTGGAGGCTGCAGGTGTTGGGGGCAAGGAGGTTGTTTTCCAGACAG GTCCAGAGAATCCTTGGCTGGTCCAGGCCTACGTTCATGCAGCCAAACACCCCTTTGCCTCTGTGGTTGGCCAAGAGGTCTTTCAGAGCGGCATCATCCCTTCTGACACTGACTTCCGCATCTACAGGGACTTCGGTAACATCCCAG gCATTGATCTGGCTTTCATTGAAAACGGTTTTATCTATCACACAAAGTATGACACTGCTGACAGGATCCTGACAGACTCGATACAGAGAGCAG GCGATAACATCCTGGCGGTCCTGAGGTACCTGGTAATGTCAGACAAGTTGGCCGATTCCTCAGAGTATCGTCACGGCAACATGGTATTTTTTGACCTGCTGGGGGTAGTCGTGGTGGCTTACCCATCCCGTGTTGGCACCATCCTGAACTACATTGTAGCCACAGCCACCTTCCTCTATCTGGCCAAGAAAGCCTCACGGCCAGGCAATGGGG GGGGCCGATATGTTCGAGATCTGGGCTGTGCTACAGGTGTAGCAGTCCTGAGTTGGTTTATCACCCTGCTGTCAGTGCTGATTGTTGCCCTGCTTGTCACTCTGCTGGGCCGCTCCATGTTTTGGTACAACCACTTCTACGCCTCCATCTGCCTCTACGGGGCTGCTGCCACTGGCAAGATGATCCTCATTCACACACTGGCCAAGAACTTGTACTACGGA GGTGTCCGTTTGGTGGAGCTGGGTGATCTCTACTTTGACGTGAGCTTGTTGCTGTGGTGCTGTGGGCTGGTGTGGATGACACTACAGGGCCTGTGTTCAGCCTACGTGCCCATGCTAATGGTGGCCTTCCCCCTGGCCACCAGACTGATGCTGGCAAAAGAATTTAAACACAGAG GAGCATCAGTGAAGTACAGTGTGCTCTACATGTTGGGCCTGACTTTGCCTTACGTCCACTTCATGTTCCTTATTTGGGTGGTGTTTGAGATTTTCACACCCATCATGGGTCGCAGTGGCACTGAGATACCTCCTGAAGTGGTGATGGCCTCTCTCGTCACCCTGGCAAccatcttcctctcttcctttttt CTGCACTTCATCTACTTGGCACGGAGCACTAAGTGGATCCTGGGTGGTCTGTGTTCAGTATTCATCATCACTTTCCTGTTGATGGCCTGTGGGCTGCTCTTTCCTTATTCTGGCAGTCCAGACCGCCCGCGGCCAAAACGAGTTTTCCTGCAG CACACGACGCGGACCTTCCATAATCTCCAGGGCGAAGTGGAGAGCCAAGACTCAGGTCTGTGGATGAACAGTTTTGACTACACAGGCATACAGCACATCATACCCCACATCCCTGAGATCAACGACAGCGTTCGCACTAGCTGTCGTGAGGACCGGCCCTTCTGCGGTTACCCCTGGTTCCTACCGTTGAAGTTCCTCAGCAA AAAGAACTGGTACCTTCCTGCTCCGGAAGCGTCTCCCAGCTCACCGGTGGAGTTCAGCCTGCTGTCCAGGGAAGAGACAAGCTGGGGGACGGTCAAGATGGTCTTCAGTGTGAAAG GCCCCAGCCACATGTCCCTGTATCTGAAGCCTCACCGAGGAGCCAGCCTCTCCACATGGTCCTTCGGTGACGGGACGCCGCAGTTTGACCTGAGCGgagaatattttgttttttattcccaCGGCCTTGACTCCCCCACATGGATCTTCTGGTTTGAAATACAG CCTCCCCGGGACCCGGACCCAGCTGGCCCTGAGGGGATGATCTCCGTTGCCATCTCCACCCACTATTTCTTCGGGCCAGACAGTAGGACTGCTCAACTGGAGGACATCCTCCGCAGGCTTCCCGCATGGGCTTTTCCTTCGTCTTGGGTCAGTACCTATGACATGTACCGATACTGA
- the oaz1b gene encoding LOW QUALITY PROTEIN: ornithine decarboxylase antizyme 1b (The sequence of the model RefSeq protein was modified relative to this genomic sequence to represent the inferred CDS: deleted 1 base in 1 codon) — MVKSNLQRILNSHCFAREKEGKQSVSTMADLSNAICDMIGNLSLHCSSTRGPGPLWCSDAPLPPLKIPGGRGNGTRDHTPSACLLHSDRRLTVTEEPAGNGRPGILHFLSQPTVTKTIQWDAVLSSSALYVEIPLDPLPEGSKESFAALLEFAEEHLKVVSVVVCFYKNRDDRAKLVRTFSFLGFEIVKPGHALVPPRPDVFFMAYNFERDSSDEE, encoded by the exons ATGGTAAAATCCAACCTCCAGCGGATCCTAAACAGTCATTGCTTTGCTCGcgagaaagaaggaaaacagtCTGTATCTACCATGGCGGATTTGAGTAATGCTATTTGTGACATGATCGGGAA CCTGTCCCTGCACTGTAGTAGTACCCGCGGCCCGGGGCCTCTGTGGTGCTCC GATGCCCCTCTCCCACCCCTGAAGATCCCAGGTGGGCGAGGGAATGGCACACGGGATCACACTCCTTCAGCATGTCTACTCCACTCA GATCGAAGGTTGACGGTAACGGAGGAGCCAGCAGGGAATGGTCGCCCTGGGATACTCCACTTCCTAAGTCAGCCCACCGTTACCAAGACAATACAGTGGGATGCTGTCCTAAGCAGCAGCGCGCTCTACGTGGAGATCCCACTTGACCCTCTTCCTGAAGGCAGCAAGGAGAG TTTTGCTGCTCTCCTGGAGTTTGCTGAAGAACATCTGAAAGTCGTTAGCgttgttgtctgtttttacaAGAACCGAGATGATCGTG CTAAACTGGTGCGTACGTTCAGTTTCCTGGGCTTTGAGATTGTGAAACCGGGCCATGCCCTTGTCCCTCCTCGACCTGATGTATTCTTTATGGCCTACAATTTTGAAAGGGACTCGTCGGACGAGGAGTAG
- the LOC117959819 gene encoding RAB6A-GEF complex partner protein 1-like, with protein MVDENSSTLSLSQAELEHISMELANKGPHKSQVQLRYLLHVFMEAGCLEWCVVIGLILRDASVIKQVIGFLDSPEVPQETVQSVRNGLLAVDTWVSTYCLGYKPFLHLIQPQLQELMDSAAEQVQPESFQPTSQSSKLSGSEGLGGAPLPRPEDSRGVAAPLGLALPSLEPAGGFPRPPSEDCPPEQTEEQAEEEGAYDCTLS; from the exons ATGGTTGATGAGAACTCCTCCACTCTGAGCCTAAGCCAGGCCGAGCTGGAGCACATCTCCATGGAGCTGGCCAACAAAGGCCCACACAAGTCACAGGTGCAGCTCAG GTATCTCCTTCATGTGTTCATGGAGGCGGGCTGTCTGGAGTGGTGTGTAGTGATTGGCTTGATCCTGCGGGACGCCAGCGTCATAAAGCAGGTGATCGGCTTCCTGGACAGCCCCGAGGTTCCCCAAGAAACTGTGCAGAGTGTCCGCAACGGCTTATTGGCTGTCGACACATGGGTCTCCACTTACTG CCTGGGTTACAAACCATTTCTCCACCTGATCCAGCCGCAGCTGCAGGAGCTGATGGATTCAGCAGCTGAACAGGTGCAGCCTGAGTCCTTCCAGCCCACCAGCCAGAGCTCCAAGCTCAGCGGCTCTGAAGGGCTGGGAGGTGCTCCACTACCGCGGCCAGAGGACAGTAGAGGAGTAGCGGCTCCGCTGGGCCTGGCCCTGCCCTCCCTCGAACCAGCAGGAGGTTTTCCCCGTCCCCCCTCTGAAGACTGTCCTCCTGAGCAGACAGAGGAGCAGGCAGAAGAGGAGGGAGCCTACGACTGTACCTTGTCCTGA